A DNA window from Halomonas zincidurans B6 contains the following coding sequences:
- a CDS encoding class I SAM-dependent methyltransferase codes for MFNTTAWNRLRYSLYAPLYDLVADRAFRRARRRALDAVDWAGGERVLIVGAGTGLDLCYLPRHIELHASDLSPAMVARFRARAESLGFDFVAREMDAERLDFPDGHFDVVIMHLILAVMPDPDRGLREAYRVLADDGQLCVMDKFQPDGHSPGPGRRALNALTSAIATDITRQAGPLLSEAGFVIEEDQPVMLGRLFRALLARKASPR; via the coding sequence ATGTTCAACACCACCGCCTGGAATCGCCTGCGCTATTCGCTGTATGCCCCGCTCTACGATCTGGTCGCCGACCGCGCCTTTCGTCGCGCGCGGCGGCGGGCGCTGGATGCTGTCGACTGGGCGGGTGGCGAGCGGGTACTGATCGTGGGTGCCGGCACCGGGCTCGATCTGTGCTACCTGCCCCGCCATATCGAGCTGCACGCGAGCGATCTCAGTCCGGCGATGGTGGCGCGCTTTCGCGCCCGCGCCGAATCGCTGGGCTTCGATTTCGTCGCCCGCGAGATGGACGCCGAGCGCCTCGACTTCCCCGACGGCCATTTCGACGTGGTGATCATGCATCTGATTCTGGCAGTGATGCCGGACCCCGATCGGGGCCTTCGCGAAGCCTACCGAGTGCTCGCCGACGACGGCCAGCTGTGCGTGATGGACAAGTTTCAGCCCGACGGCCACTCCCCGGGCCCGGGCCGTCGAGCGCTGAACGCGCTGACCAGTGCCATCGCCACCGACATCACCCGTCAGGCCGGGCCGCTTTTGAGTGAAGCGGGGTTCGTCATCGAGGAGGACCAGCCGGTGATGCTGGGCAGACTGTTTCGGGCACTGCTGGCGCGCAAGGCCTCGCCGCGCTGA
- a CDS encoding SDR family NAD(P)-dependent oxidoreductase, producing MQIDLSGKRAIVSGSTAGIGFAIAQGLARAGAEVTVTGRTQARVDAAIEAIRQAVPDAGVSGVAADLGSAEGCQALIEARPEADILINNVGIFGPQDFFAIDDATWQQFFDVNVMSAVRLSRHYAQGMKQRDWGRVQFISSESALNIPSEMVHYGMTKSAVQSISRGLAKVLSGTNVTVNAILPGPTRSEGVLGMIKQAAEQEGVSPAEMEARFVAENRPSSIIQRLATPEEVANMSVYAASTQASATTGAALRVEGGIVDTMA from the coding sequence ATGCAGATCGATCTTTCCGGCAAACGCGCCATCGTCAGCGGCTCCACCGCCGGCATCGGCTTCGCCATCGCCCAGGGGCTAGCCCGGGCCGGCGCCGAGGTCACCGTCACCGGGCGTACCCAGGCGCGCGTCGATGCCGCCATCGAAGCCATCCGGCAAGCGGTACCCGATGCCGGCGTATCCGGCGTGGCCGCCGACCTGGGCAGCGCCGAGGGCTGCCAGGCGCTGATCGAGGCCCGCCCCGAGGCCGACATTCTGATCAACAACGTGGGCATTTTCGGCCCGCAGGATTTCTTCGCGATCGACGACGCCACCTGGCAGCAATTCTTCGACGTCAACGTGATGAGCGCGGTGCGGCTGTCGCGTCACTACGCCCAGGGCATGAAGCAGCGCGACTGGGGCCGCGTGCAGTTCATCTCCAGCGAGTCGGCGCTCAACATCCCCAGCGAGATGGTCCATTACGGCATGACCAAGAGCGCCGTGCAGTCGATCTCGCGCGGGCTGGCCAAGGTGCTCAGCGGCACCAACGTCACCGTCAACGCCATCCTGCCGGGGCCGACCCGTTCGGAAGGCGTACTCGGCATGATCAAGCAGGCCGCCGAGCAGGAGGGCGTCTCGCCAGCCGAAATGGAAGCGCGTTTCGTCGCCGAGAATCGCCCCTCGTCGATCATCCAGCGCCTGGCCACCCCCGAGGAGGTCGCCAACATGAGCGTCTACGCCGCCTCCACGCAGGCCAGCGCGACCACCGGCGCGGCACTGCGCGTCGAGGGCGGGATCGTCGATACCATGGCCTGA
- a CDS encoding aspartate aminotransferase family protein, with amino-acid sequence MTDTPTRADFDRYMVPNYAPQQRIPVRGEGSRLWDQDGREYVDFAGGIAVNSLGHCHPVLVDALKAQADKLWHLSNVYTNEPALKLARALTERTFADKVYLCSSGGEANEAALKLARRWAHDTHGENKHKIVSFRQSFHGRTFFTVSVGGQPKYSQGFGPVPGGIVHGEFNNLDSVRELIDADTCAVIVEPLQGEGGIVPATQAFLEGLRALCDEHQALLIFDEVQSGMGRPGTLFAYMRYGVTPDILTSAKSLGGGFPVGAMLTTDRIAPVFKLGTHGSTYGGNALGSAVALAALEYIDTPEVLEGVQRRHERFREHLDTLNSKHGVFQGVRGMGLLIGAQMAPEYEGRAKEILPLAIEEGVMALIAGPNVLRMAPSLVIPEADIDEGMARLDRAIARFVESA; translated from the coding sequence ATGACCGACACCCCGACCCGCGCCGACTTCGACCGTTACATGGTGCCCAACTACGCGCCGCAGCAGAGAATTCCGGTGCGCGGCGAGGGTAGCCGGCTGTGGGATCAGGACGGCCGCGAGTATGTCGACTTCGCCGGCGGTATCGCGGTCAACTCGCTGGGGCATTGCCATCCGGTATTGGTCGACGCGCTCAAGGCCCAGGCCGACAAGCTCTGGCACCTGTCCAACGTCTACACCAACGAGCCGGCGCTCAAGCTGGCCCGCGCGTTGACCGAGCGCACCTTCGCCGACAAGGTCTATCTGTGCTCCTCCGGCGGCGAGGCCAACGAGGCCGCGCTCAAGCTGGCGCGGCGCTGGGCCCACGACACCCACGGCGAGAACAAGCACAAGATCGTCTCGTTCCGCCAGTCGTTCCACGGGCGTACCTTCTTCACCGTCAGCGTCGGCGGCCAGCCCAAGTACTCCCAAGGCTTCGGCCCGGTGCCCGGCGGCATCGTGCACGGCGAGTTCAACAACCTCGACAGCGTGCGCGAGCTGATCGACGCCGATACCTGCGCGGTGATCGTCGAGCCGCTGCAGGGCGAGGGCGGCATCGTTCCGGCCACCCAGGCATTCCTCGAAGGCCTGCGCGCGCTGTGCGACGAGCACCAGGCGCTGCTGATCTTCGACGAGGTGCAGTCGGGCATGGGGCGTCCCGGCACGCTGTTCGCCTACATGCGCTACGGCGTGACTCCGGACATCCTGACCAGCGCCAAGTCGCTGGGCGGCGGTTTCCCTGTCGGCGCGATGCTGACCACCGATCGCATCGCCCCGGTGTTCAAGCTGGGTACCCACGGCTCCACCTACGGCGGCAACGCGCTGGGCTCGGCGGTGGCGCTGGCGGCGCTCGAATACATCGACACCCCGGAAGTGCTGGAGGGCGTCCAGCGCCGCCACGAGCGCTTCCGCGAGCACCTCGACACGCTCAACTCGAAGCATGGCGTGTTTCAGGGCGTGCGCGGCATGGGCCTGTTGATCGGCGCGCAGATGGCCCCCGAGTACGAGGGCCGCGCCAAGGAGATCCTGCCGCTGGCCATCGAGGAGGGCGTGATGGCGCTGATCGCCGGGCCCAACGTGCTGCGCATGGCGCCGTCGCTGGTAATTCCCGAGGCCGACATCGACGAGGGCATGGCGCGTCTCGACCGGGCCATCGCACGCTTCGTCGAGTCGGCATGA
- a CDS encoding arginine N-succinyltransferase — translation MLVVRPAKPADLPGLERLAGSATPRLTNLPTHRDRLEERITRSQRSLSREVDFPGDESYTFVLEDLERGEVVGTATIRAHAGAHEAYYTYRQETLIHASQQLNVRREVQTLSLSHEVSDASLLCALSLDARYKGTSAESLLRRSRLMFIAQYPERFAEILAIAFPGYLDDDGESPFWNSVGRHFFVRGYQEMNHLAGVRSKSFIAEVMPQFPLYLPLLTPAARAAIGQEHPAHEAALAEMLAEGFSRSRHVDIFDAGPLIKADRERLATFCHSTWHPVRIRPAGALPDAEPALIANQKLGGFRCVVARYALSPTGQLVLSPEHAAVLGVEEGRAVLATPLALPAAEDTFDEGEL, via the coding sequence ATGCTGGTCGTGCGTCCCGCCAAGCCAGCCGACCTGCCGGGCCTCGAGCGCCTGGCGGGCAGCGCCACGCCACGCCTGACCAACCTGCCGACGCACCGCGACCGGCTCGAGGAGCGGATCACCCGCTCGCAGCGCTCGCTGTCCCGCGAGGTCGACTTCCCCGGCGACGAGAGCTACACCTTCGTGCTCGAGGACCTGGAGCGCGGCGAAGTGGTGGGCACCGCCACCATCCGCGCCCACGCCGGTGCCCACGAGGCGTACTATACCTATCGCCAGGAAACGCTGATCCACGCCTCGCAGCAGCTCAACGTGCGCCGCGAGGTGCAGACCCTGTCGCTGTCCCACGAGGTCTCGGACGCCAGCCTGCTGTGCGCGCTGTCGCTCGACGCGCGTTACAAGGGCACCAGCGCCGAGAGCCTGCTGCGCCGCTCGCGACTGATGTTCATCGCCCAGTATCCGGAGCGCTTCGCCGAGATCCTGGCGATCGCCTTCCCCGGCTACCTGGACGACGATGGCGAATCGCCGTTCTGGAACAGCGTCGGCCGGCACTTCTTCGTGCGTGGCTATCAGGAGATGAACCACCTCGCCGGGGTGCGCTCGAAGAGCTTCATCGCCGAGGTGATGCCGCAGTTCCCGCTGTACCTGCCGTTGCTCACGCCGGCGGCCCGCGCGGCGATCGGCCAGGAGCATCCGGCCCACGAAGCGGCGCTCGCCGAGATGCTCGCCGAGGGCTTCTCGCGCTCGCGCCACGTCGACATCTTCGATGCCGGCCCGCTGATCAAGGCCGACCGCGAACGCCTGGCGACCTTTTGCCACAGTACCTGGCATCCGGTGCGCATCCGGCCGGCCGGCGCGCTGCCCGATGCCGAGCCGGCGCTGATCGCCAATCAGAAGCTCGGCGGGTTCCGCTGCGTGGTGGCCCGCTACGCGCTGTCGCCCACCGGCCAGTTGGTGCTCTCGCCCGAGCACGCCGCGGTGCTCGGCGTCGAGGAGGGGCGCGCGGTGCTCGCCACGCCGCTGGCGCTGCCCGCTGCGGAAGACACCTTCGACGAGGGGGAACTGTAA
- the astA gene encoding arginine N-succinyltransferase, whose protein sequence is MRIRPIARGDIDGLQQIAQETGVGFTSLPDNRDFLVGKIESATRAFEQQTPVDDRLYFFVLEDDERGELAGCCAIEAQVGREVPFYHYRLGTLAHSSVQLDLHRTIDTLFLSSDHTGDAEVASLYLRPEYRGGQRNGALLSQARWLFMAQFRDSFPDKVLAEMRGKFDENGVSPFWQCLGSHFFPMDFNEADRLTGLGQKSFIGELMPKFPIYTTFLNDEARACIGEVHAHTRPALEMLKKEGLRWEGYIDIFDAGPTVEAYIDDVRAVRHSRLCPVEIVSDSRAGATNGERPSWLVATTRMADFRASWVGRGPDADDSLALTDAEAHRLGVTAGDFLRVLES, encoded by the coding sequence ATGCGCATTCGTCCCATCGCCCGCGGCGACATCGACGGCCTGCAGCAGATCGCCCAGGAAACCGGCGTGGGCTTCACTTCGCTGCCCGACAACCGCGACTTCCTGGTCGGCAAGATCGAGTCGGCGACGCGCGCCTTCGAACAGCAGACCCCGGTCGACGACCGGCTGTATTTTTTCGTACTCGAGGACGACGAGCGCGGCGAACTGGCCGGCTGCTGCGCCATCGAGGCGCAGGTGGGCCGCGAGGTGCCGTTCTATCACTATCGATTGGGTACGCTGGCCCACTCCTCGGTTCAGCTCGACCTGCATCGCACCATCGATACGCTGTTTCTAAGCTCGGACCATACCGGCGACGCCGAGGTAGCCTCGCTCTACCTGCGCCCGGAATATCGCGGTGGCCAGCGCAATGGCGCCTTGCTCTCCCAGGCGCGCTGGCTGTTCATGGCCCAGTTCCGCGACAGCTTCCCCGACAAGGTGCTCGCCGAGATGCGCGGCAAGTTCGACGAGAACGGCGTGAGCCCCTTCTGGCAGTGCCTGGGCAGCCACTTCTTCCCGATGGATTTCAACGAGGCGGACCGCCTGACCGGGCTGGGGCAGAAGAGCTTCATCGGCGAGCTGATGCCCAAGTTCCCGATCTACACCACTTTTCTGAACGACGAGGCGCGGGCCTGTATCGGCGAGGTTCACGCGCACACCCGGCCGGCGCTGGAGATGCTCAAGAAGGAGGGCCTGCGCTGGGAGGGCTATATCGACATCTTCGACGCCGGCCCCACGGTGGAAGCCTATATCGACGACGTGCGCGCGGTGCGTCACTCCCGGCTGTGTCCGGTGGAGATCGTCAGCGATTCACGGGCCGGCGCGACGAACGGCGAGCGGCCGAGCTGGCTGGTGGCGACCACCCGCATGGCCGACTTTCGCGCCAGTTGGGTCGGTCGCGGCCCCGACGCGGACGACAGCCTGGCCTTGACCGACGCCGAGGCCCACCGGCTGGGCGTCACCGCCGGAGATTTCCTGCGGGTGCTCGAAAGCTGA
- the astD gene encoding succinylglutamate-semialdehyde dehydrogenase: protein MNAKQQLFIGGRWIDGEAERFAKTDPITGAILWQADAASAGQVGRAVAAARQAFPDWARLGFDARLALVERFRDELEANREALAESIAHETGKPLWEARTEVGAMIGKVGISATAYQERTGERSRDVAGARAVLRHRPHGVLAVFGPYNFPGHLPNGHMVPALLAGNCVVFKPSEQTPLTADLTLQCWQAAGLPDGVINLVQGGAPVGQALAGAGDIDGLLFTGSARIGKLLHEQFAGQVSKILALELGGNNPLVVKDVPDQDAAVLTILQSAFLSGGQRCTCSRRLMVPEGEAGDRLLEALTEAIARLHVAAPFSEPAPFYGGLVSVAAADGLLKAQDALEALGGSVLARMQRLVGDTSLVSPALIDVTGLAVPDEEHFGPLLKVHRYRDWDEAIALANDTRYGLSAGLIGGDQADWDDFLLRIRAGIVNWNRQTTGASSDAPFGGIGDSGNHRPSAYYAADYCAYPIASMESEALAMPDNLPPGVTLGESS from the coding sequence ATGAACGCCAAGCAGCAACTATTCATCGGCGGTCGCTGGATCGACGGCGAGGCCGAGCGCTTCGCCAAGACCGACCCGATCACCGGCGCCATCCTTTGGCAGGCCGATGCCGCCAGTGCCGGCCAGGTCGGGCGGGCGGTAGCCGCCGCGCGCCAGGCGTTTCCCGACTGGGCGCGGCTGGGCTTCGATGCCCGCCTGGCGCTCGTCGAGCGTTTTCGCGACGAACTCGAGGCCAACCGCGAGGCGCTCGCCGAGAGCATTGCCCATGAAACCGGCAAGCCGCTGTGGGAGGCGCGCACCGAGGTCGGCGCGATGATCGGCAAGGTGGGCATCTCGGCCACTGCCTATCAGGAGCGCACCGGCGAGCGCAGCCGCGACGTCGCCGGCGCGCGCGCCGTATTGCGCCATCGCCCGCACGGCGTGCTGGCGGTGTTCGGCCCGTACAATTTCCCTGGTCACCTGCCCAATGGGCACATGGTGCCGGCATTGCTGGCCGGCAATTGCGTGGTCTTCAAGCCCAGCGAGCAGACCCCGCTGACCGCCGACCTGACACTGCAGTGCTGGCAGGCCGCCGGGCTGCCCGACGGCGTGATCAACCTCGTCCAGGGTGGGGCGCCGGTGGGCCAGGCGCTGGCCGGCGCGGGCGATATCGACGGCCTGCTGTTCACCGGCAGCGCCAGGATCGGCAAGTTGCTGCACGAGCAGTTCGCCGGCCAGGTCAGCAAGATCCTGGCGCTCGAACTGGGCGGCAACAACCCGCTGGTGGTCAAGGACGTGCCGGACCAGGACGCCGCGGTGCTGACCATCCTGCAGTCGGCGTTTCTCTCCGGCGGCCAGCGCTGCACCTGCTCGCGGCGGCTGATGGTGCCGGAGGGCGAGGCCGGCGATCGGCTGCTCGAGGCGCTGACCGAGGCCATCGCCAGGCTGCACGTCGCCGCGCCGTTCAGCGAGCCGGCGCCGTTCTACGGCGGCCTGGTCAGCGTGGCGGCGGCCGACGGCCTGCTCAAGGCCCAGGATGCGCTCGAGGCGCTGGGCGGCAGCGTGCTCGCGCGCATGCAGCGCCTGGTCGGCGATACCAGCCTGGTGTCGCCGGCGCTGATCGACGTCACCGGCCTCGCGGTGCCCGACGAGGAGCATTTCGGTCCGCTGCTCAAGGTGCATCGCTACCGCGACTGGGACGAGGCGATCGCGCTTGCCAACGACACCCGCTACGGACTTTCCGCCGGGCTGATCGGCGGCGACCAGGCCGATTGGGACGACTTCCTGCTGCGCATTCGCGCCGGCATCGTCAACTGGAATCGTCAGACTACCGGCGCCTCCTCTGACGCGCCGTTCGGCGGCATCGGCGACAGCGGCAACCATCGCCCCAGTGCGTACTATGCGGCGGATTACTGCGCCTACCCGATCGCCTCGATGGAGAGTGAGGCGCTGGCGATGCCCGACAACCTGCCGCCGGGCGTGACGCTGGGGGAAAGCTCATGA
- the astB gene encoding N-succinylarginine dihydrolase, with protein MSATANDADTRRGVREVNFDGLVGPTHNYAGLAHGNVASMRHGGLASNPREAALQGLAKMKALADAGYAQGVLPPQQRPDLGALRDLGFTGSNAEVLERAACEAPQLLRAVCSASSMWTANAATITPSRDAADGRAHFTPANLQSSFHRFLEPQTTARVLAAIFRDPMRFAHHPALPATPAFADEGAANHTRLAGEHDEPGVHLYVYGRQAFGGNTEREPKRFPARQTLEASQAVARQHGLGADQVVFAQQHPEAIDAGVFHNDVIAVGNGPVLLYHEMAFLDEQGTLDELRGKMTTPLIPVRVPSAAVSLDDAVSTYLFNSQLLSAPDGSGAMTLVVPGECQENEAVWRTIQNLLLAGANPISKVMVKDVKQSMRNGGGPACLRLRVPLSEVERAGLSGRVLLDAALYDELTGWVERHYRDSLTPADLADPRLAEETLTALDELTRILAIGSVYPFQLDA; from the coding sequence ATGAGCGCGACCGCGAACGACGCCGATACCCGGCGCGGGGTGCGCGAAGTCAACTTCGACGGACTGGTCGGGCCGACCCACAACTACGCCGGGCTGGCCCACGGCAACGTGGCGTCGATGCGCCACGGCGGGCTGGCCTCCAACCCCCGCGAGGCCGCGTTGCAGGGCCTGGCCAAGATGAAGGCGCTGGCCGACGCCGGCTACGCCCAGGGCGTGCTGCCGCCGCAGCAGCGCCCCGATCTGGGCGCGCTGCGCGATCTGGGATTCACCGGCAGCAATGCCGAGGTGCTCGAACGCGCCGCGTGCGAGGCGCCGCAATTGCTGCGTGCGGTGTGCTCGGCCTCGAGCATGTGGACGGCCAACGCCGCCACCATCACCCCGAGCCGTGACGCCGCCGACGGTCGGGCGCATTTCACCCCGGCCAATCTGCAATCGAGCTTCCATCGCTTCCTCGAGCCGCAGACCACGGCTCGGGTGCTCGCGGCAATCTTTCGCGACCCGATGCGCTTCGCCCACCATCCGGCGCTGCCGGCGACCCCGGCGTTCGCCGACGAGGGCGCGGCCAACCACACCCGGCTCGCCGGCGAGCACGATGAGCCCGGCGTGCATCTCTACGTCTACGGTCGTCAGGCGTTCGGTGGCAATACTGAACGAGAGCCCAAGCGCTTCCCGGCGCGCCAGACGCTCGAGGCCAGCCAGGCGGTGGCTCGCCAGCACGGCCTCGGCGCGGATCAGGTGGTGTTCGCCCAGCAGCATCCCGAGGCCATCGACGCCGGGGTGTTCCACAACGACGTGATCGCGGTGGGCAACGGGCCGGTGCTGCTCTATCACGAGATGGCCTTCCTCGACGAGCAAGGAACGCTCGACGAGCTGCGCGGCAAGATGACCACGCCGCTGATCCCGGTGCGCGTGCCCAGCGCGGCGGTGAGCCTCGACGACGCGGTGAGCACCTACCTGTTCAACTCGCAGCTGCTTTCCGCTCCGGACGGCTCGGGGGCGATGACCCTGGTGGTGCCCGGCGAGTGCCAGGAGAACGAGGCGGTGTGGCGGACGATCCAGAATCTGCTGCTGGCCGGTGCCAACCCGATCAGCAAGGTGATGGTCAAGGACGTCAAGCAGAGCATGCGCAACGGCGGCGGCCCGGCCTGCCTGCGCCTGCGCGTGCCGCTTTCGGAGGTCGAGCGCGCCGGGCTGTCGGGCCGGGTGCTGCTCGACGCAGCGCTGTACGACGAACTCACCGGCTGGGTCGAGCGCCATTATCGGGACTCGCTGACCCCGGCGGATCTCGCCGATCCGCGGCTCGCCGAGGAGACGCTGACCGCCCTCGACGAGTTGACGCGAATTCTCGCCATCGGCTCGGTGTATCCGTTCCAGCTGGATGCGTGA
- a CDS encoding DsbA family protein, with the protein MIRKTLSCTLMAVAMTMAATMLFFASSASLQAAVTELSADQKNRLERSYSPSFGPQDAPVTIVEFFDPACEACRAFYPIVKQILAENPDDVRLVLRYTPFHESSEAAVRLLEAARLQGVFKPVLEAILAAQPEWGNGGPRIEAAWAAAEEAGLDVEKARKNLVRPDIDATINQDKKDVAALKIMQTPTFFVNGQPLSSYGAQQLKDLVSKKIESSQ; encoded by the coding sequence ATGATCAGGAAGACTCTCTCCTGTACCCTCATGGCTGTCGCCATGACCATGGCAGCAACGATGCTTTTCTTTGCCAGCTCTGCATCGCTGCAAGCAGCTGTTACCGAGCTATCCGCAGATCAGAAAAATCGCCTGGAGCGTTCCTACTCGCCTAGTTTCGGTCCCCAGGACGCTCCCGTGACTATCGTGGAGTTTTTTGATCCCGCCTGCGAGGCTTGCCGGGCTTTCTACCCGATAGTGAAGCAGATCCTTGCCGAGAATCCCGACGATGTCCGCCTGGTACTGAGATATACGCCATTCCATGAGAGCTCGGAAGCCGCAGTGCGCCTGCTTGAGGCTGCAAGGCTGCAAGGCGTTTTCAAGCCAGTCCTGGAGGCGATACTTGCCGCGCAGCCAGAGTGGGGGAATGGTGGACCCCGTATCGAGGCTGCCTGGGCGGCAGCGGAAGAGGCCGGTCTTGATGTGGAAAAAGCGCGCAAAAATCTTGTCAGGCCGGATATAGACGCCACCATCAATCAGGACAAGAAAGATGTGGCGGCGTTGAAGATCATGCAAACCCCGACTTTCTTTGTCAATGGCCAGCCACTTTCCTCCTATGGCGCTCAACAGCTAAAAGACCTGGTTAGCAAGAAGATTGAATCCAGTCAGTAA
- a CDS encoding DUF808 domain-containing protein, with translation MAGSSLLTLIDDIATLLDDVSLMTKVAAKKTAGVLGDDLALNAQQVAGVKADRELPVVWSVARGSLLNKVILIPAALLISALLPWAVTLLLMLGGAYLCYEGVEKLAHKFLQRAGDDDEHRRRIAAMADEQVDMRAFERDKIKGAVRTDFILSAEIIVITLGTVAGVSLGQQVAVLVGIGLLMTVGVYGLVAGIVKLDDLGLYLSRRGGLLNAIGRGLLAGAPYLMKSLSVIGTLAMFLVGGGILTHGIPVLNRLVEGVAESDFAVPGLDAVIQGLGPSLLNMLVGLIVGALALGAVTLIGRLLGRGKPRRGDSEPS, from the coding sequence GTGGCCGGTAGCAGTCTGCTCACATTGATCGATGACATCGCCACGCTCCTCGACGACGTCTCGTTGATGACCAAGGTGGCGGCGAAGAAGACCGCCGGCGTGCTGGGCGACGACCTGGCGCTCAACGCCCAGCAGGTCGCCGGGGTGAAGGCCGACCGCGAGTTGCCGGTGGTCTGGTCGGTGGCCCGCGGGTCGCTGCTCAACAAGGTGATCCTGATTCCCGCGGCGCTTCTGATCAGTGCCTTGCTGCCCTGGGCGGTGACGCTGTTGCTGATGCTCGGCGGGGCGTATCTGTGCTACGAGGGTGTCGAGAAGCTGGCGCACAAGTTCCTGCAGCGTGCCGGGGACGACGACGAGCATCGCCGGCGGATCGCGGCGATGGCCGACGAGCAGGTCGACATGCGCGCCTTCGAGCGCGACAAGATCAAGGGCGCGGTGCGCACCGATTTCATCCTCTCCGCCGAGATCATCGTCATCACCCTGGGCACGGTGGCCGGGGTCTCGCTGGGCCAGCAGGTCGCGGTGCTGGTGGGGATCGGCCTTTTGATGACCGTCGGGGTCTACGGGCTGGTCGCCGGCATCGTCAAGCTCGACGACCTGGGGCTGTATCTCAGCCGTCGCGGGGGCCTGCTCAACGCCATCGGGCGCGGCCTGCTGGCCGGTGCGCCCTATCTGATGAAGAGCCTGTCGGTGATCGGCACGCTGGCGATGTTCCTGGTTGGCGGCGGCATCCTCACGCATGGCATCCCGGTGCTGAATCGACTCGTGGAAGGCGTCGCCGAAAGCGATTTCGCCGTCCCCGGCCTCGATGCGGTGATCCAGGGCCTCGGCCCGTCGCTGCTCAACATGCTCGTCGGGCTGATCGTTGGTGCGCTGGCGCTGGGCGCGGTGACGCTGATCGGGCGCCTGCTCGGGCGCGGCAAACCACGCCGCGGCGACAGCGAGCCCTCGTGA
- a CDS encoding MarR family winged helix-turn-helix transcriptional regulator: MNDPQSPLRQASNFPGNLLRRCHQISVAIFLNKGKPLQVTQLQYIVLAALEERGTLDQSRLGGLTALDRNTTAVVVKKLEARGLVTRERNAQDRRSMLVTLSAQGRDLRRRAEVVAVDTQDELMAPLSAAERETLRGLLQKIADQNNGLSRVPVIK; the protein is encoded by the coding sequence GTGAACGATCCCCAGTCCCCCTTGCGCCAGGCCAGTAACTTCCCGGGGAACCTGCTGCGTCGCTGCCACCAGATCAGCGTGGCGATCTTCCTCAACAAGGGCAAGCCGCTGCAAGTGACCCAGCTGCAATACATTGTGCTGGCGGCGCTGGAAGAGCGGGGCACCCTCGACCAGAGCCGCCTGGGCGGCTTGACCGCCCTCGATCGCAACACCACGGCGGTAGTGGTCAAGAAGCTCGAAGCGCGGGGACTGGTGACCCGCGAGCGCAACGCGCAGGACCGGCGTTCGATGCTGGTCACGCTGTCGGCGCAGGGCCGCGATCTGCGGCGCCGGGCCGAAGTCGTCGCCGTCGATACCCAGGACGAGCTGATGGCGCCGCTGTCGGCCGCGGAGCGCGAGACGCTGCGCGGCTTGTTGCAGAAGATCGCCGATCAGAACAATGGCTTGAGCCGGGTGCCGGTGATCAAGTGA
- a CDS encoding FAD-dependent monooxygenase: MTATLERLEPGHEGQQETIKARYAVGCDGARSRVRQALGRSLEGDSAKPDRLLVRLYIELDKLDAGDACHTHSPKAGQGMNVSMRDAR; encoded by the coding sequence GTGACGGCCACCCTGGAGCGCCTCGAGCCGGGCCATGAAGGCCAGCAGGAAACCATCAAGGCGCGCTACGCGGTGGGCTGCGACGGGGCCCGCAGTCGGGTGCGCCAAGCACTCGGGCGCTCGCTGGAAGGCGACTCGGCCAAGCCCGACAGACTCCTGGTGCGGCTGTACATCGAGCTCGACAAGCTCGACGCCGGCGACGCCTGTCATACCCACAGCCCCAAGGCCGGCCAGGGCATGAACGTGTCGATGCGCGACGCCCGTTGA
- a CDS encoding DUF86 domain-containing protein, with protein sequence MHLEAYLAETRQLAERQSAVLDQAASRLEDGDTLNALEENGVLHALQVLTENAIGKAKHLLKLQGHTVPISAYDAFHQLITLGQLAKTDEPAWNAVIGLRNRMVHDYYLNLDMSLVLDVVKARRHRFIRDFLLADMPTRS encoded by the coding sequence ATGCACCTTGAAGCCTACCTCGCCGAAACCCGCCAGCTCGCCGAACGGCAATCCGCGGTGCTCGACCAGGCCGCCAGTCGGCTGGAAGATGGTGACACCCTGAATGCTCTGGAAGAGAACGGCGTATTGCATGCCTTGCAGGTGCTGACCGAGAATGCCATCGGCAAGGCCAAGCACCTATTGAAACTTCAGGGCCATACGGTACCGATCTCGGCCTATGACGCCTTCCATCAGTTAATTACCCTGGGTCAGCTGGCCAAGACGGATGAACCGGCTTGGAACGCCGTCATTGGCCTGCGTAACCGCATGGTCCACGACTACTACCTTAATCTGGACATGTCGCTGGTGCTTGATGTGGTCAAGGCTCGCCGCCACCGCTTCATCCGCGACTTTCTGCTGGCCGACATGCCGACCCGCTCCTGA